Part of the Paenibacillus kyungheensis genome, ACGGTGGTGGACTGGAAATGAAGACAAAATGAAACGTTTGACAACACAGTTATTGTTAGAACGAATATCAACGCCTGCTGATATCGCTTCATTAATCTGTGCTATTTTACAACAAGAATCAATGACCGGTCAGCTAGTGACTGTCGATAACGGGCAAACGTTATAAGTTGTCTATATAAAAGATTTCTGTTTATTTAAGTATGATTTGCAAAACGTTATCTAAAAAATTGTATCAATCGATTGCCTACTTCTGCTGGCTTATCATGCTGTATCCAGTGTGTTGCATCGTCATAATGATGAATTTCTGTATTTGGTACCCATTCTGGTAGTGGGTCAGCAAGGTCTTTAGATAAATGTGGATCAAGATCGCCAAATAAAATAAGTACAGGTTGCTCAATTTTGTGCATCTGTGCTTTTTTGGTTTCTGTTGAACGGCGGAACATGGCCCGGTAATAATTAATAGCCGCACTAAGTGTTTCTTTTTGCTCAAAAGCTTTGAGATACACTTGCACTTCTTGATCGGAAAAAGGCTCTTTCGGTTCTTTTTTGAAAATAGTTCGTAACATATGATTGTTATCTCGTGCTAGAGTTTTCTCAGGCAACTTGGGAATTTGGAAAAAGAACATATACCAGCTTCTACGCAGTTGCGGCAATGTACGCAATCCTGTCTGCAAACGCTCGGGATGAAGCATATTGAGTATCGCCAAACGGCGCACCCGATGCGGATACATCATTG contains:
- a CDS encoding alpha/beta fold hydrolase, encoding MTHQVENVIEHRFAEVNGVKLHYVIGGEGPTVMLLHGFPDFWYTWKEQIPMLIEAGYRVVAPDLRGYNLSSKPEGVDHYSIDTLCADVNGLIEHLGEEQVFLTGHDWGGNISWYFTMMYPHRVRRLAILNMLHPERLQTGLRTLPQLRRSWYMFFFQIPKLPEKTLARDNNHMLRTIFKKEPKEPFSDQEVQVYLKAFEQKETLSAAINYYRAMFRRSTETKKAQMHKIEQPVLILFGDLDPHLSKDLADPLPEWVPNTEIHHYDDATHWIQHDKPAEVGNRLIQFFR